Part of the Variovorax sp. PAMC 28711 genome is shown below.
GCTGCGTCACATCGGCCTGGCCGCGCGCTTCGTGTCGGGCTACCTGATCCAGCTCACGCCCGACGTGAAAGCGCTCGACGGCCCGAGCGGCACGACCGTCGACTTCACCGACCTGCACGCCTGGTGCGAAGTGTTCCTGCCGGGGGCAGGATGGGTCGGCCTCGACGCCACCTCGGGCCTGCTGGCCGGCGAAGGCCACATTCCGCTCGCCTGCACGCCGACGCCATCGAGCGCTGCGCCGATCGAAGGCGTGGTCGACGATGCCGAGGTCGAGTTCGGCCACGAGATGGTCGTAACGCGCATCTACGAATCGCCGCGCGTCACCAAGCCCTACACCGACGAGGAGTGGGCCGAGGTGCTCAAGCTCGGCGAAGCGGTCGACAAGCGGCTGATGGCCGGCGATGTGCGCCTCACGATGGGTGGCGAGCCGACCTACGTCGCCACCAGCGACCGCGATGCCGCCGAATGGAACACCGACGCGCTCGGCCCGACGAAGCGCGGCTACGCGACCGAGCTCGTGCAGAAGTTGCGCGCCGAATACGGCAACGGCGGCTTTCTGCATTTCGGCCAGGGCAAGTGGTATCCGGGCGAACAGCTTCCGCGCTGGGCCCTCAACATCTTCTGGCGCGGCGACGGCCAGACGCTGTGGCACGACCCGGCGCTCTTCGCCGACGAACGTGTGCCCACGCACTACACCAGCGAAGATGCGCGCCGCTTCACCACCGTGCTGGCGCACAAGCTCGGCCTGACCGAGCGCTACATGCAGGCGGGCTATGAAGACACCTTCTATTACCTCTGGCGCGAGCGCCGTCTGCCGGTCAACGTCGACCCGTTCGATTCGAAGCTGGACGACGAACTCGAACGCGTGCGCCTGCGACGCGTGTTCACGCAGAAGCTCGATGCGGTCATCGGCTACATGCTGCCGATCGAACCGGCCAACGCCGACAAGGACGCGCCGCCGCTCGAAGGTCCCGGCTGGAAAACCGGCCCCTGGTTCCTGCGCGACGACCGGCTCTATCTCATCCCCGGCGATTCCCCGATGGGCTATCGCTTGCCGCTCGACTCGCAGCCGTGGGCCAGCAAGGGCGACTATCCCTACCTGATCGACCGCGATCCGACCGCGCCACGCGCCGCCCTGCCGTCGTCGGCCGACTACCGCGCTCGCTACACCGCAGCGACCACCGGCGCGCCCAAAGACGACCTGGGCGACGTGCCCTACACCTTCGGCGCCCCGCCAGCCACCACCGCGGCCTTGCGCATGCAGGGCCCGGGCAGCGCTTCCGTCGGCACCGTTGCAGCAGGCACCGGCAGCGACGGCGCGGACACCAGCGCCACGCGCCAGCCGCGTCGCGGCGAATCGGCCCATTGGGTCACGCGCACCGCGCTCTGCGTCGAAGTGCGCGACCCACGCCGCGCCAATGGCCCGGCAGCTGAAAAGGTCGGCGTCGCGTCCGGCGTGATCTACATCTTCATGCCACCGCTCGCGCGCCTCGAGGACTACCTCGACCTGGTCGCCGCGATCGAAGCCACGGCAACGCAACTCGGCGTGCAGATCGTGATGGAGGGCTACCCGCCACCGCGCGACCCGCGCCTGAAGATGCTGGCCGTCACGCCCGACCCGGGCGTGATCGAAGTCAACATCCATCCGGCCGCCAACTGGAAGGAACTGGTCGAACACACCGAGTTTCTCTACAACGCCGCGTTCGAAACCCGCCTGTCGGCCGAGAAGTTCATGACCGACGGTCGCCACACCGGCACCGGCGGCGGCAACCACTTCGTGATGGGCGGCGCCACGCCGGCCGACAGTCCGTTCCTGCGCCGGCCCGAGCTGCTGGCCAGCCTGCTCCTCTACTGGCACAACCATCCGTCGCTGAGCTACCTGTTCTCGGGCATGTTCATCGGCCCGACGAGCCAGGCCCCGCGCGTGGACGAGGCGCGCAACGACCAGGTCTACGAACTCGAGATCGCGCTGAAGGAAATCGCCCGCAATCGCGAGGTCTACGGCGAGAACATGCCGGCCTGGCTGGTCGACCGCACGCTGCGCAACATCCTGATCGACGTGTCGGGCAACACGCACCGCAGCGAGTTCTGCATCGACAAGCTCTACTCGCCCGACTCCAGCACCGGCCGCCTCGGCCTGCTGGAATTGCGCGCTTTCGAAATGCCGCCCCATGCGCGCATGAGCATCGCCCAGCAACTGCTGATCCGTGCGCTGGTGGCCCGCTTCTGGGATGAGCCGTACAAGGCGCCGGTCACCCGCTGGGGCACCGAACTGCACGACCGCTTCCTGTTGCCGACCTTCGTCAAGATGGACTTTGACGACGTCATCTCCGAGATGCGGCAAGCCGGCTTCCCGTTCGATCCGAACTGGTTTGCACCTCACCTCGAGTTCCGCTTCCCGCTGGTGGGCCAGGTGCAGGCGATGGGCGTCGAGCTCTCGCTGCGCAATGCGCTCGAACCCTGGCATGTGATGGGCGAAGAAGGATCGTCCGGCGGCACGGTGCGCTATGTCGACTCGTCTCTCGAACGCATCGAAGTGCGCGTGACGGGCCTCAACGAGAGCCGCCACGTCATCACGGTCAACGGCAAGGTCCTGCCGCTGCAACCGACCGGCACCACAGGCGAATTCGTGGCGGGCGTTCGCTACAAGGCCTGGAATCCGCCTTCGGCGCTGCACCCGAGCATCGACGCGCATGCGCCGCTCACGTTCGACATCGTCGACACCTGGATGAAGCGCTCGCTCGGCGGTTGCCAGTATTTCGTGGCGCACCCGGGCGGTCGCAACTACGAGACCTTCCCGGTCAATGCCTACGAGGCCGAGAGCCGTCGCATGTCGCGCTTCACCCGCATGGGCCACACGCCCGGTGTTCTCAAGACGCCGCCCGCGACCATTGAGCTGGCCGGCAGCCGCGAGTTTCCGTTCACGCTGGACCTGCGTCGTTGATGCGCCGTGACGGCAGCGTGACCTTGCGCGGGCTGTGAAATCCTTGAACGAATCCCTGTTCGACAACGCGTCGCACGAAGCCCCGGCGGCTTTGGCGTCGTCGCTCGCCCCGCCGGCCCAGCCGGGCCATTTCGACGAGCTGCGTGGCCAAGCGACCCGCCCGGCCCCGCAGCGCCCCGGCACCCAATTCCCCGCAGCGCCGAGCGGCCCGTTGCTGTACGACGCGGCCGGCGAGCCCCCATCGGCCGCCACGCCGGAGCCGCCCACCGAGGACGACGCCAAGGCGCCGCTCGCGCCGGCGTGGAATCACTTCTTCGAAGAACTCGGCTCCGGCGGGTTTAGCGACCTGCCGCGCCGTGCGGTCAGCCTGGAGCGCCAGATCCGCGACAACGGCGTCACCTACAACGTGTACGCCGATGCGAACGGGCCGCAGCGACCCTGGTCGCTCGACCTGTTTCCGCTGATCGTTTCGCCCGAAAGCTGGGCCCAGATCGAGGCCGGCGTGCTGCAGCGCGTGCGCGTGCTCGACCGCGTGATGGCCGACGTCTACGGCCCGCAGCAGCTGCTGGCCGAAGGCTTGCTGCCAGCCGCGCTGGTACGCGGCCATCCGGGTTATTTGCGCCCGATGCACGGCGTGAAGCCGCCCGGCGACACCTGGTTGCACATCACCGCGTTCGACCTCGCGCGCGGCCCGGATGGCAACTGGTGGGTGGTGTCGCAGCGTACGCAGGCGCCTTCGGGCCTCGGCTATCTGCTCGAGAACCGGCTCGCGATTTCTCGGCAGTTTCCGCAGGCCTTCGAGGCGCTCGACGTGCAGCGGCTGGCCGCCACCTACGGCGCCATGATGGAAGGCCTGCAGGCCATGTGCCCGGCGGGCGTGCCGCCGCACATCGCACTGCTCACGTCCGGCCCGTACAACGAAACCTACTTCGAGCACGCCTACCTCGCGCGCTACCTCGGCATCACGCTCGTCGAAGGCAGCGACCTCACGGTGCGCGACCAGCGCCTGTACCTCAAGACGCTGCAGGGCCTGCGCCCGGTGCACGGCCTCATCAAGCGCCTGGACGACCAGTACCTCGACCCGCTCGAACTGCGGCCCGATTCGACGCTCGGCGTGCCCGGCCTGCTGCAGGCGATTCGCGCCGGCAACGTGCTGGTCGCGAACATGCCGGGATCGGCCTTTCTCGAATCGCCCGCGTTGCTCGGCTTTTTGCCCGCCCTCGCCCGTCGCCTGATCGGCGAGAAGCTGCAGCTTCCGGCGCTGCCGACCTGGTGGTGCGGCGAGCGCGCCGCCATGGAATCCGTGCTCCCGCAGCTCGGCGACTGCGCCATCAAGCCGACTTACCCGGGATCGGACGCGCACCACACCTTCGAAGCCGTGCTCGGCAGCCAACTCGGTCGTCGCGAGCTCGACGAATGGGCCGGCCGCATCGTGCGCCAGGGCGAGGCTCACACGGTGCAGAGCTACCTGCCGCTTTCGCAGATGCCGACCTGGACGCAAGACCTCGGCCCCGGCCACATCGCACCACGCGCCGTGCTGCTGCGCGTTTTCGCCGTGAGCGATGGTGCGCAATCGTGGCGCGTGCTGCCGGGCGGCCTCGCGCGCCTGGCCGGCGCCGATGCACAGATCGCCTCGATGCAGCGCGGCGGCAGCAGTGCCGACGTCTGGGTGCAGACCGCGGGCGTCGTCGACCGCACCACGCTGCTCCAACCGCACGCCACGCCGGCCTCGTTGGCGCGACACCGCGCCCCCGTCACCAGCCGCGCCGCCGAGAACATGTTCTGGCTCGGCCGCTACACCGAGCGCGCCGAGAACGCCGTGCGGCTCGCCCGCCTCACGATCGACCTGCTGAGCGGCGAAGACCAGTCGTCCCGCCCCCTGCTCGCCTGGCTGCACAAGCTGGCGCTGCGCAATGCGCTGGTTCCACGCGACGTGCCGGCTGCGCCGAAGTCGCGCCGGGTGTTCGAACGCGCGCTGATCGCCGAACTCGGCGATGTCGACAAGGGCGGCAGCGTCGGCTACAGCCTGCGCTGCGTGCGCGAAGCGGCGGCGGCCGTGCGCGAGCGGCTGTCGCAAGACCACTGGAACCAGATCGTGCGCGCCGAGGCCGAATTCCTGCGCCGCACGGCCGAGCAATCGGGCGAAATCGGCGAAGGCAGCTACGCGACCGGCGCCGCGCTGCGGTCGCTCGAATCGGCGAGCGCCGCGCTCGCCGCCATGACCGGCGCACAGACCGACCGCATGACGCGCGACGACGCCTGGCGGCTGCTCTCGATCGGCCGCCATATCGAACGCCTCGGCTTCCTGTCGAGCGCGCTGGCGGCCGGGTTCGAGAACGGCGCGGTGCACGAGATCGCCGGCTTCGAGGCGATGGTCGCGCTGTTCGACAGCACCATCACCTTCCACGCCCGCTACCAGCAGCGCCGCGACGTCGCCACGCTGGTCGACCTGCTGGTGCTGGATGGCGACAACCCCGCTCGCTGGCCTGGGTCACGCAAACCCTGCGCGGCCGCATCGCACGGCTGGCCGGCAGCGCGCCGGGCAAGCTCACCGCCCTGTCGTACGAGTTGCCGGACCCGGCCACCTGGACGCTCGAACGGCTGTGCGAATCCGGCGCCGAAGCGCAGTATCCCGCCCTGGTCCAGCTGTTTGAGAGCCTCGAAACCGCGGCGTACCATGTGTCCGACGCCATTGGCATCCGTTACTTCACCCTGACCTCAGAATCCCTTCGCTCCGTCGGCGTCTGATTGCGACACGCAGTGCGCGAAGACTGGGGGCGAGCCAAGTTCATGCGCCTTCACGTCACCCACGAAACCCGCTACGACTACACGCCGCCCGTCGAGACGGCGCAGCACCTCGCGCACCTGAGGCCGCTGGTCACGCCGTCGCAACGCCTGGTCAGCCACCGGTTGCGCATCACGCCCGAGCCGGCGCAGCGCAGCGAATCGCCCGATCTCTACGGCAACACCCGCGCCTTCTTCGCCCTCGAATCGACGCACGACGAACTGGTCGTCACGGCCGAGAGCGTGGTCGAAACGTCGGTGCCGCGCCTCGCGCCATCGGTCGCACGCGAACTGCCCTGGGAAGCGGTGCGCGAGCGCTTTCGCTATCGCAAAGGGTTCAGTTTTGATGCGGCCTCGGACTTCGGCTTCCCCTCGCCCTACGTGCCGCTGCACGACAACTTCGCGGCCTACGCGCGGGCCAGTTTCGCGCCCGGCCGTCCCACGTTCGACGTCGCGATGGACCTGACGCTGCGGATGCACCGCGACTTTCTCTACGACGCCGAGAGCACCGAGATCAACACGCCGGCGGTCGAGGCGCTCGCGCAGCGCAAGGGCGTGTGCCAGGATTTCGCGCACATCATGATCGCGTGCTTTCGCACGATGGGTTTGCCCGCGCGCTACGTGAGCGGCTACCTGCTGACCCAACCGCCGCTGGGCCAGCCGCGCCTCATCGGCGCCGATGCCTCGCATGCCTGGGTGCAGGTTTACCTGCCCGGCGTGGTGGGTCCGGGCGATTGGGCCGACTTCGACCCGACGAACGGGCGCCAGCCCGGCGAAGACTACGTGACCCTGGCGCTCGGCCGCGACTACTCCGACGTCTCGCCGATGCGCGGCGTGCTGCACGGCGGCGCGCGGCACACGCTGCATGTCGGCGTCACGGTACAGCCGGCGGAGGAACTGCTGACGGCGTCGTCGCAGTCGCAGTCGCAATCCCAATCTTCTTCCTGATCAATTTCCCTTTGGAGTCTTCATGAGCGTTTACGACAAGCTGTCCCAACTCGGCATCTCGCTGCCGCCCGTCTCCGTGCCCGCCGCCGCATATGTGCCCTTCGTGCAGACCGGCAACCTGGTCTTTCTCTCTGGCCACATCGCCAAGAAAGACGGCAAGCCCTGGGTCGGCCAGCTCGGCGCCGGCATCGCCACCGAGGAAGGCAAAGCCGCGGCCCGCGCGATCGCCGTCGACTTGCTCGGCACGCTGCATGCAGCCGTCGGCGACCTGAACAAGGTCACGCGCATCGTCAAGCTCATGAGCCTGGTCAACTCGACCGGCAGCTTCACCGAGCAGCATCTGGTGACCAACGGTGCGAGCGAGCTGTTCGCCGAAGTGTTCGGTCCCGAAAAAGGCGCGCATGCGCGCAGCGCGTTCGGCGTGGCGCAGATTCCGATGGGCGCCTGCGTCGAGATCGAACTGATCGCCGAAATCGGCTAAGCCGCAACGACACCCGACGACGAGCCACGCACCACCAGCTCGCCCGGCAGCAGCAGTTGCCGTGGTGCCGCCTCGAGGCCTTGCAGTCGCTCGATGAGGCAGCTGGCCGCCGCGCGACCGATGGCATCGGTCGGCTGCGAAATCGTCGACAGGCCCGGCCCGATCAACGACGCCCATTCGGGATCGTCGAAGCCGACGAATCCGAGATCGGTACCGAAACCCCAACCCAGTCGTGCCATCGCCTGCGCGACACGCAGGGTGACGACCGCGTTGCCCGCGATCACCGCCGCGCGTCGGCCGCCCTCCGCGGGCCCGGCGCGCTTGCGCAGCGCTCGCAACGCCGCGTCGAGGGCGTCTTCTTGTTGCACCACACACTCGAACACTTCGCCGGCCACCTTCGGCTGATGGGCTGCCAGACAGGACGAGAATGCCGCGGCGCGCTCACGCCGCGAGCTCACCCCTTTCTGCGGTTCCGTGATGTAGAGCAGTTCTTG
Proteins encoded:
- a CDS encoding transglutaminase family protein, with the translated sequence MSIHAALHHVTHYKYDRPVQLGPQVVRLRPAPHCRSNVISYSLQVEPAEHFVNWMQDPFANYQARLVFPEKTTEFKVTVDLVVEMAVYNPFDFFLEPQAENFPFKYTESQADELAPYLVADPVTPLVAAYLEKVDRKEQRTIDFLVGINQQVQKDVNYLIRMEPGVQTPEETLTSGSGSCRDSGWLLVQLLRHIGLAARFVSGYLIQLTPDVKALDGPSGTTVDFTDLHAWCEVFLPGAGWVGLDATSGLLAGEGHIPLACTPTPSSAAPIEGVVDDAEVEFGHEMVVTRIYESPRVTKPYTDEEWAEVLKLGEAVDKRLMAGDVRLTMGGEPTYVATSDRDAAEWNTDALGPTKRGYATELVQKLRAEYGNGGFLHFGQGKWYPGEQLPRWALNIFWRGDGQTLWHDPALFADERVPTHYTSEDARRFTTVLAHKLGLTERYMQAGYEDTFYYLWRERRLPVNVDPFDSKLDDELERVRLRRVFTQKLDAVIGYMLPIEPANADKDAPPLEGPGWKTGPWFLRDDRLYLIPGDSPMGYRLPLDSQPWASKGDYPYLIDRDPTAPRAALPSSADYRARYTAATTGAPKDDLGDVPYTFGAPPATTAALRMQGPGSASVGTVAAGTGSDGADTSATRQPRRGESAHWVTRTALCVEVRDPRRANGPAAEKVGVASGVIYIFMPPLARLEDYLDLVAAIEATATQLGVQIVMEGYPPPRDPRLKMLAVTPDPGVIEVNIHPAANWKELVEHTEFLYNAAFETRLSAEKFMTDGRHTGTGGGNHFVMGGATPADSPFLRRPELLASLLLYWHNHPSLSYLFSGMFIGPTSQAPRVDEARNDQVYELEIALKEIARNREVYGENMPAWLVDRTLRNILIDVSGNTHRSEFCIDKLYSPDSSTGRLGLLELRAFEMPPHARMSIAQQLLIRALVARFWDEPYKAPVTRWGTELHDRFLLPTFVKMDFDDVISEMRQAGFPFDPNWFAPHLEFRFPLVGQVQAMGVELSLRNALEPWHVMGEEGSSGGTVRYVDSSLERIEVRVTGLNESRHVITVNGKVLPLQPTGTTGEFVAGVRYKAWNPPSALHPSIDAHAPLTFDIVDTWMKRSLGGCQYFVAHPGGRNYETFPVNAYEAESRRMSRFTRMGHTPGVLKTPPATIELAGSREFPFTLDLRR
- a CDS encoding transglutaminase family protein, with product MRLHVTHETRYDYTPPVETAQHLAHLRPLVTPSQRLVSHRLRITPEPAQRSESPDLYGNTRAFFALESTHDELVVTAESVVETSVPRLAPSVARELPWEAVRERFRYRKGFSFDAASDFGFPSPYVPLHDNFAAYARASFAPGRPTFDVAMDLTLRMHRDFLYDAESTEINTPAVEALAQRKGVCQDFAHIMIACFRTMGLPARYVSGYLLTQPPLGQPRLIGADASHAWVQVYLPGVVGPGDWADFDPTNGRQPGEDYVTLALGRDYSDVSPMRGVLHGGARHTLHVGVTVQPAEELLTASSQSQSQSQSSS
- a CDS encoding RidA family protein; the protein is MSVYDKLSQLGISLPPVSVPAAAYVPFVQTGNLVFLSGHIAKKDGKPWVGQLGAGIATEEGKAAARAIAVDLLGTLHAAVGDLNKVTRIVKLMSLVNSTGSFTEQHLVTNGASELFAEVFGPEKGAHARSAFGVAQIPMGACVEIELIAEIG